A section of the Leptotrichia buccalis C-1013-b genome encodes:
- a CDS encoding tRNA 2-thiocytidine(32) synthetase TtcA — MVNLVCEAILPDCPMKDVEEIEKSIVTTYKKSIWSKFLKAINDFDMIQDGDKIAIGVSGGKDSLLLVKLFQELKKDRRKNFDFKAVSLNPGFRNSDLDNFKNNLDKLNIDCEIIDTNIWEIANEKAKDYPCFLCAKMRRGILYTQVEELGFNKLTLGHHFDDVIETTLINMFYAGTMKTMTPKVPSTSGKLELIRPLIYVKEADIIDYTKTNGIRAMNCGCTIEAGKTSSKRKEVKDLLAALEEKNPGIKQSVFNSMKNINLDYVFGYTGGKEVK; from the coding sequence ATGGTAAATTTAGTATGTGAAGCAATTCTTCCAGATTGTCCAATGAAAGATGTGGAAGAAATTGAGAAAAGTATAGTGACAACTTATAAAAAAAGTATATGGTCAAAATTTTTAAAGGCAATTAATGATTTTGATATGATACAGGATGGAGATAAAATAGCGATTGGAGTTTCTGGTGGAAAGGATAGCTTACTTTTGGTGAAGTTGTTTCAGGAATTGAAGAAAGATAGACGAAAAAATTTTGACTTTAAAGCAGTTAGCTTAAATCCTGGTTTTAGAAATTCTGATTTGGATAATTTTAAAAATAATTTGGATAAATTAAATATTGACTGTGAGATTATTGATACAAATATTTGGGAGATTGCGAATGAAAAGGCAAAAGACTATCCATGCTTTTTATGTGCTAAAATGCGACGTGGAATTTTGTACACGCAAGTGGAGGAACTGGGATTTAATAAATTAACGCTGGGACATCATTTTGACGATGTAATTGAAACAACTTTGATAAATATGTTTTATGCTGGTACAATGAAAACAATGACCCCAAAAGTTCCTTCAACTTCTGGAAAACTGGAATTAATCCGTCCACTAATTTATGTAAAAGAAGCTGATATAATTGATTACACAAAAACAAATGGAATACGTGCAATGAACTGCGGATGTACAATCGAAGCTGGAAAAACTTCGAGCAAACGTAAAGAAGTAAAAGACTTGCTTGCTGCACTTGAGGAAAAAAATCCTGGAATTAAACAAAGTGTGTTTAATTCGATGAAAAATATAAATTTGGATTATGTGTTTGGGTATACAGGTGGCAAAGAAGTTAAATAA
- a CDS encoding DUF6683 family protein, protein MKINLKKLFVTAVIGVGIFVSQPAQAFYYDMSDSFNYTNNVINSTRNYLLGSEVISHIKKGDYSSKKKSNSKKTTTKTTGSSATSTTAPKTTKANITFKSDGNTRGLDYFVNNYPSKQRGEARTYLKKMQDSFPQVARSVGIPTNDLSSGLAAAIAGAYMAYNNVSLNDDYMKPMQNQLKTVLQGVDDFDKMSNSDKKYIYDQLVIIGMTLAVNQYQNQQNPNAKVTAQLRNAGKQVLEGLLGVNASKVRITASGLSF, encoded by the coding sequence ATGAAAATAAATTTGAAAAAACTATTTGTTACAGCAGTTATTGGAGTGGGAATATTTGTATCACAGCCTGCACAGGCATTTTATTATGATATGTCAGACAGTTTTAACTATACAAACAATGTGATAAATAGTACAAGAAATTATTTACTTGGTAGTGAAGTAATAAGCCACATTAAAAAAGGAGATTATTCTTCAAAGAAAAAATCAAATTCTAAAAAAACAACTACAAAAACAACGGGAAGTTCAGCAACTTCAACTACAGCCCCAAAAACAACAAAAGCAAATATTACTTTTAAATCGGATGGAAATACAAGAGGACTTGATTATTTTGTTAATAACTATCCGTCAAAACAGAGAGGGGAAGCAAGAACATATCTGAAAAAAATGCAGGATTCTTTCCCGCAGGTAGCACGTTCAGTAGGAATACCTACAAATGACCTGTCTTCAGGACTGGCAGCTGCAATAGCAGGAGCATATATGGCATATAACAATGTAAGTCTGAATGATGATTATATGAAACCTATGCAAAATCAGTTAAAAACAGTACTTCAAGGTGTAGATGACTTTGATAAAATGAGTAACAGTGATAAAAAATACATTTACGATCAATTGGTAATAATAGGAATGACTTTAGCCGTAAATCAGTACCAAAATCAGCAAAATCCAAATGCAAAAGTTACCGCTCAGTTAAGAAATGCAGGTAAACAGGTACTTGAGGGACTTCTCGGAGTAAATGCAAGTAAAGTGAGAATAACGGCATCAGGACTTTCTTTTTAA
- the treC gene encoding alpha,alpha-phosphotrehalase produces the protein MKKIFEPKWWHKSVVYQIYPKSFNDTTGSGEGDIKGIIEKLDYLKELGIEVIWITPMYKSPQNDNGYDISDYYDIDPNYGTMADFEKMLSESHKRGLKIVMDIVVNHSSTENEWFKKSEAGDPEYKDFYIWKDAVDGKEPTNWESKFGGNAWKYSEKRGQYYLHLFDVTQADLNWENENVRKKVYEMIKFWLNKGVDGFRLDVINLISKDQRFLSDDGTDTRFVPDGRRFYTDGPRIHEFLKEMNREAFGGGELITVGEMSSTSLENCIKYSNPDEKELSMAFSFHHLKVDYPNGEKWVKAPFDFVQLKKIFSKWQIGMYEGNGWNATFWNNHDQPRALSRFGNDKEYHNESAKMLATVLHGLQGTPYIYQGEEFGMTNPYFDNISKYRDVESTNNYKILLDKGYSEEEAIEILMQKSRDNSRTPVQWDDSENAGFTTGTPWIGIPENYKKINAEAALKDKNSVFHHYKKLIDLRRNEELMITGRYEDIDLENKNVYAYKRVGENGELVVISNFYEPEVEFELEGNRVIGLENAQVLLSNYETAPEIRDGKIILKPYESIIFKK, from the coding sequence ATGAAAAAAATTTTTGAACCAAAATGGTGGCATAAATCAGTGGTTTATCAAATTTATCCAAAAAGCTTTAATGATACGACAGGAAGTGGAGAAGGAGATATAAAGGGAATTATTGAGAAATTGGATTATTTGAAGGAACTTGGAATAGAAGTAATTTGGATTACTCCGATGTATAAATCTCCGCAAAATGACAATGGATATGATATAAGCGACTATTATGATATTGATCCTAATTACGGAACAATGGCGGATTTTGAAAAAATGTTATCTGAATCACATAAAAGAGGGTTAAAAATAGTAATGGATATTGTTGTGAATCATTCTTCCACTGAAAATGAGTGGTTTAAAAAATCTGAAGCTGGAGATCCTGAATATAAAGATTTTTATATTTGGAAAGATGCAGTTGATGGGAAGGAGCCTACAAACTGGGAGTCAAAATTTGGAGGGAATGCCTGGAAATATTCGGAAAAGAGAGGGCAATACTATTTACATTTGTTTGATGTGACGCAAGCTGACTTGAACTGGGAAAATGAAAATGTGAGAAAAAAAGTTTATGAAATGATAAAATTCTGGCTGAATAAAGGTGTTGACGGATTTAGGCTAGATGTCATCAATCTTATATCAAAAGATCAGAGATTTTTGAGTGACGACGGGACTGATACGAGATTTGTCCCTGATGGAAGAAGATTTTATACAGATGGACCTAGAATCCATGAATTTTTGAAGGAAATGAACAGAGAAGCCTTTGGAGGAGGAGAACTTATCACAGTTGGAGAAATGTCTTCTACAAGCCTTGAAAACTGTATTAAATATTCAAATCCTGATGAAAAGGAATTATCAATGGCATTTTCGTTCCATCATTTGAAAGTTGACTATCCAAATGGAGAAAAATGGGTAAAAGCTCCGTTTGACTTTGTACAATTAAAAAAAATATTCTCTAAATGGCAAATTGGAATGTATGAAGGGAACGGATGGAATGCGACTTTCTGGAACAACCACGACCAGCCAAGAGCTTTGTCAAGATTTGGAAATGACAAGGAATATCATAATGAATCAGCTAAAATGCTTGCCACAGTTCTTCATGGACTGCAGGGGACACCTTACATTTATCAGGGAGAAGAATTTGGAATGACAAATCCGTATTTTGATAATATCAGTAAATATCGTGATGTTGAATCAACTAATAATTATAAAATTTTGTTGGATAAAGGATATTCTGAAGAAGAAGCTATTGAAATTTTAATGCAAAAATCTAGGGATAATTCCAGAACACCTGTTCAATGGGATGATTCTGAAAATGCAGGATTTACAACTGGAACTCCTTGGATTGGAATACCTGAAAATTATAAAAAAATCAATGCTGAAGCAGCTTTAAAAGATAAAAACTCGGTATTTCATCATTATAAAAAATTAATTGATTTAAGAAGAAATGAAGAATTAATGATAACAGGAAGATATGAAGATATTGATTTGGAAAACAAAAATGTTTATGCATACAAACGTGTTGGAGAAAATGGGGAATTAGTTGTAATCAGTAATTTCTATGAACCTGAAGTGGAATTTGAGCTGGAAGGAAACAGAGTTATAGGACTGGAAAATGCTCAAGTTTTATTATCAAACTATGAAACAGCTCCTGAAATTCGAGATGGAAAAATTATTTTGAAACCTTATGAATCAATTATTTTTAAAAAATAA
- a CDS encoding DUF6683 family protein codes for MKVKQIKKIFLTVIAALSFGISNQAYGFFIDYNAQWMANQGLKNAREQEKRNRERYEEMYGEDEYNNLMSKKTSSNKKNTSSSTSAKTATSTKKAKITFKPDGNTKGLDDLVLQYPSNKRAQVKPILKKLQDSFPQVARSVGIPTNDLSTGMAAVVAGAYMAYNNVSLNDSYMKPIANQFKEAMQSVSEFDKMSDSQKKYIYDQMVIIGMTLAVSQSENQQSPNAKTTAQLRQAGKKVLEGLLGVSASKVRITASGLSY; via the coding sequence ATGAAAGTTAAGCAAATAAAAAAAATATTTTTAACAGTAATAGCAGCATTAAGTTTTGGAATTTCAAATCAGGCTTACGGTTTTTTTATTGATTATAATGCACAATGGATGGCTAATCAAGGGCTCAAAAATGCAAGAGAACAGGAAAAAAGAAATAGAGAAAGATATGAGGAAATGTATGGAGAAGACGAATATAATAATTTAATGTCAAAAAAAACATCGTCGAATAAAAAAAATACATCTTCATCGACAAGTGCTAAGACAGCTACTTCTACAAAAAAAGCTAAAATAACATTTAAACCTGATGGAAATACAAAAGGATTAGATGATTTAGTTCTTCAATATCCTTCAAATAAAAGAGCCCAAGTGAAACCTATATTGAAAAAATTACAGGATTCATTCCCTCAAGTAGCACGTTCTGTAGGAATACCTACAAATGATTTATCAACAGGAATGGCAGCTGTTGTAGCAGGAGCATATATGGCTTATAACAATGTCAGTTTGAATGACAGTTATATGAAACCTATTGCAAATCAGTTTAAAGAAGCTATGCAAAGTGTTTCTGAATTTGATAAAATGAGCGACAGTCAAAAAAAATATATTTATGATCAAATGGTAATAATAGGGATGACTTTGGCTGTAAGTCAGTCCGAAAATCAGCAAAGTCCAAATGCAAAAACTACGGCTCAATTAAGACAGGCTGGTAAAAAGGTGCTTGAGGGACTTCTTGGAGTAAGTGCAAGCAAAGTGAGAATAACGGCATCAGGACTTTCTTATTAA
- a CDS encoding competence/damage-inducible protein A, which yields MKTEIICVGTELLVGDIVNTNAQYISAKLTNIGIDLYYQTTVGDNYGRLMECLKNAFKRVDLVITTGGLGPTVDDITKEVVADYFGEELEMIERYYDLIVKKYNARGFGEVASGGKKEASILKNSKLLENEVGLAPGFFYEKDNKKIIVLPGPPREMTWMVDNQVLPFLKQYSNDILLMKTLEIKGVPEGKIDDRLKDYFEMSNPTVAPYAKEGCVHVRIAMKGDRGSTDYLIAEIDKIASEIIEIYPQAVEIKED from the coding sequence ATGAAGACAGAAATTATATGTGTTGGAACAGAATTATTAGTTGGAGATATTGTAAATACGAACGCACAGTATATTTCAGCAAAGCTCACAAATATTGGAATTGATTTGTATTATCAGACTACGGTTGGAGATAATTACGGACGGCTTATGGAGTGTCTGAAAAATGCTTTTAAAAGAGTGGATTTGGTGATTACTACTGGGGGACTTGGGCCTACAGTTGATGATATTACAAAAGAAGTTGTGGCTGATTATTTTGGGGAAGAGCTGGAAATGATTGAGCGGTATTATGATTTGATTGTGAAAAAATATAATGCGAGAGGCTTTGGGGAAGTGGCTTCTGGTGGAAAAAAGGAAGCATCTATTTTAAAAAATTCAAAATTACTGGAAAATGAAGTTGGGCTTGCACCAGGATTTTTTTATGAAAAGGATAATAAAAAAATAATAGTATTGCCAGGACCTCCAAGAGAAATGACGTGGATGGTGGATAATCAAGTTTTACCATTTTTAAAGCAATATTCAAATGATATTTTGCTAATGAAAACTCTTGAAATAAAAGGAGTTCCAGAAGGGAAAATTGACGATAGACTAAAAGATTATTTTGAAATGTCTAATCCAACTGTTGCTCCTTATGCAAAGGAAGGCTGTGTTCACGTAAGAATTGCAATGAAAGGCGATAGAGGGAGTACAGATTATCTGATTGCTGAAATTGATAAAATTGCGAGTGAAATTATTGAAATTTATCCGCAAGCAGTGGAAATTAAGGAAGATTAG
- a CDS encoding cell division protein FtsZ yields the protein MDNAVIKVVGIGTAGNEVLNKIAHRKISGVEIARIDTNQENFNKEVEVVLQNSDLVFILMEMSEKKNNEITGIVAQTAKTKGILTITVAVTSVNSNGETEEIEKLKEVSDTVIVLPLKKLAEADPSTTFDKIFEKRDESFIKNVEFIANVINKQGVVNLDLDDVKKMLKDSKTAVTVFGKGEGQDRIKLILEQLSNYPFSKNLSKKARKIMINIVGGADIGLQEIQEIVQKTFQKFGSDKTGVLWGYNMNPEVEEEIEVGILMTDFSD from the coding sequence ATGGATAATGCTGTAATAAAAGTCGTCGGTATTGGTACAGCGGGAAATGAGGTTTTGAATAAAATTGCCCACAGAAAAATTTCAGGGGTTGAGATTGCGAGAATTGATACAAATCAGGAAAATTTCAATAAAGAAGTTGAAGTTGTATTACAAAATTCAGATTTAGTGTTTATTTTGATGGAAATGTCGGAAAAGAAGAATAACGAGATTACCGGTATTGTTGCACAAACTGCAAAAACGAAGGGAATATTGACAATAACTGTAGCTGTTACATCAGTTAATTCAAATGGAGAAACTGAAGAAATTGAAAAATTGAAAGAAGTTTCTGACACAGTTATAGTTTTACCACTTAAAAAATTAGCTGAAGCAGATCCTAGTACAACTTTTGACAAAATATTTGAGAAAAGAGATGAAAGTTTTATAAAAAATGTAGAGTTTATTGCAAATGTGATAAATAAACAAGGGGTAGTAAATCTTGATCTTGATGATGTAAAAAAAATGTTAAAAGATTCCAAAACTGCTGTAACGGTATTTGGTAAAGGTGAGGGGCAGGATAGGATAAAACTTATTTTAGAACAACTATCAAATTATCCTTTTTCGAAAAATCTTTCTAAAAAAGCTAGAAAAATAATGATAAATATTGTGGGTGGAGCGGATATTGGATTGCAGGAAATACAGGAAATAGTTCAGAAAACATTTCAAAAATTCGGAAGTGATAAAACAGGTGTATTATGGGGATATAATATGAATCCTGAAGTTGAAGAAGAAATTGAAGTGGGCATATTAATGACAGACTTCTCTGATTAA
- a CDS encoding TraX family protein, whose translation MDKKVIFSKGINSFTLHILAMTFMVADHLWNIFFPNQIWLNVLGRLAFPIFAFMLTEGFYRTKNRKKYLIRIFIFAAISEIPFNLFASLALRGEVMVFYPYNNVLWTFGIALCGMNLLEKTEKSENLNKIIKFFAKAAISILTIVIAHFARSDYLGYGIAIILIFYFFRGKDYRNIIFQAVLMVFLNVFIMPGLEFPFSFFGNEIFIKTQIFTIFSLPIIWLYNGKQGIHNRFTKYMFYFFYPLHLLMIVAIYISFMIYLISLIGKNYGN comes from the coding sequence ATGGATAAAAAAGTTATATTTTCTAAAGGGATAAATTCTTTTACACTGCATATTCTAGCAATGACATTTATGGTGGCAGATCATCTGTGGAATATATTTTTTCCTAATCAGATATGGTTAAATGTGCTTGGAAGACTTGCCTTTCCTATTTTTGCCTTTATGCTTACGGAAGGATTTTACAGGACTAAAAACAGAAAAAAATATTTAATACGTATTTTTATTTTTGCAGCTATTTCGGAAATTCCGTTCAATCTTTTTGCAAGTCTGGCATTAAGAGGAGAAGTAATGGTATTTTATCCATATAACAATGTATTATGGACTTTCGGAATTGCCTTATGTGGAATGAATTTACTGGAAAAGACAGAAAAATCAGAAAATCTGAATAAAATAATAAAATTTTTTGCAAAAGCTGCTATAAGTATTTTAACCATCGTAATTGCACATTTTGCAAGAAGTGATTATTTAGGATATGGGATTGCAATTATTCTGATATTCTATTTTTTCAGGGGGAAAGATTACAGGAATATAATATTTCAGGCTGTATTAATGGTGTTTCTAAACGTATTTATTATGCCTGGACTTGAATTTCCGTTTAGCTTTTTTGGAAATGAGATATTTATAAAAACACAGATATTTACGATATTCTCACTGCCGATAATATGGCTTTATAATGGGAAACAAGGTATTCATAACAGATTTACAAAATATATGTTTTATTTCTTTTATCCATTGCATCTTTTAATGATAGTGGCGATTTATATTTCTTTCATGATATATCTGATTTCTTTGATAGGTAAGAATTATGGAAATTAA
- a CDS encoding DUF6683 family protein — protein sequence MKTKFMKKIFLLSVLALGLGISGQAHADYSDMFKNEIMQELLNTTSSSQGKSYGKSSLTFTQDGSTDGLETLVASYPKSQHKEVRASLKQLYEAFPQVARSVGIPTNDLSSAVAAVIAGAYMAYNNVSLNDDYVKPMANQFKAHLENSGFFDGMSNREKKSMYDQMVMVGMTLAVGQSLNQSNPNSQTTAQLREAGKQILEAILKVDADRVRITAQGISY from the coding sequence ATGAAAACAAAATTTATGAAAAAAATATTTCTTTTAAGCGTTTTAGCACTAGGACTTGGAATTTCAGGACAAGCTCATGCTGATTATAGTGATATGTTTAAAAATGAAATAATGCAGGAACTTTTAAATACAACTTCATCTTCACAAGGTAAATCTTACGGAAAATCATCACTTACTTTCACACAGGACGGAAGTACTGATGGACTGGAAACATTAGTTGCAAGTTATCCAAAAAGTCAACATAAAGAAGTAAGGGCATCATTAAAACAGCTGTATGAGGCTTTTCCACAGGTAGCACGTTCTGTAGGAATACCGACAAATGATTTGTCTTCAGCAGTAGCGGCCGTAATAGCAGGAGCATACATGGCATATAACAATGTCAGTCTTAATGACGATTATGTGAAACCTATGGCAAATCAGTTCAAGGCTCATCTTGAAAACAGCGGATTTTTTGACGGAATGAGCAACAGGGAGAAAAAAAGTATGTACGACCAGATGGTTATGGTTGGAATGACTTTGGCTGTGGGACAGTCCTTAAATCAGAGCAATCCTAATTCACAGACTACAGCTCAATTAAGGGAGGCAGGAAAACAAATACTTGAAGCTATTTTAAAAGTGGATGCTGACAGAGTCCGTATAACAGCTCAAGGAATATCTTATTAA